The Aspergillus fumigatus Af293 chromosome 7, whole genome shotgun sequence genome includes the window ATCCTGTGGATCGCGCTGTGGATGACTTGGGTGCGTGTGGACGCTGCATTGCCCGGGGGGCTGAGTAGGACGATTGCCCTGGAGTCGATCATCCAATGTTCTTTGGGCCAGGGGATGCTCTGTACCAGGGTGTTTGGGATGTAGCCGAGAGTTGCATCGACGCCTTGGACTTTGAATGCGTGGTAGGCCTGGAGCGTTGCGGTGAAGCGGGCGGGTTCCTCCTCGAAGTACGGGAAGCTACAATGCGTTAGTCCCGATGGATTGAATACTGCAGGGAGTAGATACGTGCTTGTCTAACTCTGAAACAAGGTCAAAAAAGGTTTTCGACATGGCTGTCTGTACTGTAGATCCGATCGGGGGATGGTCGAGGTGGAAGAATGTGGTTGGCTCCTCCGGTGTCTTGCTACGTGTCTTACTCCAAGGACGATGGATTACTTGATCTCTCTACCATGTCCATTCACTATGAGAGATTACTAATGTATATATCCCGTGTGgatggaggaagaaaggagtTGCCAGATGGCCCAGAAAAGGGGCTACTCCTTAAATTTCATCGTTCATGGAACAGGTCAAGCAACTGCTGAAAGCTTGTCTACTACCAACGAGTCCCAACCTGCTTGATCTTTTTAAATGTTCTGCATTATCATTAGAAATTTAGACTTTACAGGAATTACTTTACTTCACATATCGAAGCTAATCAGCATTTTCGCCAGGGTGGCTCCTCTATCAACCATATGTCGGCCTTGAACTTGTTGAGCCCTCGCCAACTCTCTACCTCTAAAGAAAGACACTGAATACCCAGGGCAAGAATCTGACAGCAAGAATATTATTTAGTTtcctcttcgcttcctcatGTGATGGAAGACAGAACATATGCCTCATTGACACCAAGGCCAACAGAGGGAGCATCAACGGATCTGATCTGTTGGGGAACTGTCCTTCGTGAATTATAAAGTAACCCGGCCATGAGGATCACCAAGGGTGAGAACGGGGTGCATCGACTGTATCAGTCTGAAAGAAGAGATTTGTTCTTCACTTCATAGATTTACAGATTTCGTGGCAAACGTTCCAGTaggaggatgctgaggatgtaAATCTCCGTAGTTTTGACTTGTATTCGAGATGTTATCGAGAACCAGGCATACTGGTTGAAGCTGTCGGAATATGATCTTGGACTTGGACTCAGAATTAATCGAGTAGACTACTCAGGAATTGTAGTATCTTAGCAGGGTTCGGTGTACATGCAGTAATCCAGGAGAGAGGCACATTATGAGACAGCAAGGCAGGTATGGACGTGTTATAGTTATAAGTAACCGGATATAACTGTGCCCTCGGCTGAGCTCCTAACACAGTGCGGAGACCGAAGAAATAAGTCACAGTAGATAAAACTGTACTCCATGAGGACAAAGAATGCTAGAAGCAAACCCATAATAGGTCCAAAAGAGAAGGATACGACTCGACAATTCCATCCCATCCACGAGTCTTCCATTCCGTACTTTATCGAGCTAGATCAGGACGTCCCAAGATTCAGCGAGGCTAGAGAGGCCAACCTTCTGTAACAGGGAGATATTAAGTCCGCCATAACAATCGCTAAGCATGCTCTTCCTGAACGAAAGTATCGGGGATACTCTAGTCCACTGTTAGCAAGATAGAAAAATCCACCGCTGAATGTAGATGCAACTTTACTGACAAGGTTCTTTGCCGGCTGCGCCTGGCGAAACTTCCTGAATGACAGTATCGGAAATTCCTCGCCTTCCCAGGTCAGACGAGACGGGGACGCTCTATTCAACAAGACGACCAACTTATACGGATCGGCAGGACCGTCCACCAGGATTCGGAACGGTTTGCCCGCTCCATCTTGCCACCCTCTTGCTACGCGAGCACGGCGTAGATCGCTCACCAGCGTCGCCGTACCAGTTCCCGCTGTGAACTGATCCATAGTCCATGAAACCCAGTGTGGCTGTCCATTGTGAGTCTGGTACAGTCCAAACTGAATAAGTCGGCTTTTTTGTATGTCATCTGGGGCGGCCTCAGCTGCGAGCACAGGTATGACATTGAAGCGCATCAGTTGTGGATCATCAGCTTCTTTTACCACCGCATGCAGGACTCCGAACGCAGGTGCGTAGGTCAGGTAGAGAGGTAGTGGAGTTGGACTATTTACCCTGAGGAGTTGGTCTCGCTTCTCGCAGTCCGCCCAGACGCAAATCTGGTGCAAGACTTCGAAGGTTAGCCGGGTGCCCCTGCTATACTTCTTCCGTTGGGTACCGTTGTTGCTTTTCAATGTTAGCGTTCCTTCGCTAAATATTTACGAACCACCAGCGCAAGTTCCAAGGTCCCTACTTACTGGATAGCGAGGACAGTTGGGACTCCGTGATACATTGTCCACACCGGCGACCCGCTCAGTCCCTTCTCTGTCTTCGCGCTGTACTCCAGCTGAGCGGGGAATACGATCGGGTTCAGACATTTTCCTGTCGTAGTCACCGGCCCCATCGTGGTTGCGTTTGGGCTGTTTTTCTTGCTCGAAACTGGAACCCCGGTCACGCGCATCTCACAGTCCAGGCGCTCTTCGTAGGCCAGCTTCAGCGCAAAGCCCAGTGGCCCGATGCCTGCGCGTGCTGGGTCTTGTTCAAGCTCGTCCGGTGCGAAGATGAGAGCCCAGTCTGCTTCTTCCGCGGCAGTTGTGGGGTTTTGCTCATACGCAGGACAGATGCGGATGGTGCTTCCGTGAATAGGGAACCGCTTCTTTGAGCCCATTACTCTCATGACGATGTTCTCCGAAGGATCCCCGTTCTTACTGATGATGTTGTGTGCGGCCGTGAGAATGAAGGGCTTCTTAGCACCTGGCATGTGCATGAAAAACCCGTTACCATGGAACGAGCCATCTTCTGCGTAGATGTTGATTTCAGCGAGGATCATTCCCGTGTGCTTAGCAAGACGAACCTAAATGCTTGGTGAACTCGAGCAAAACGATTGCAGAGTCGACGGCTGGTTGAACATCAGACTTCCAATTGAAGTTTGGCTGCTCTTTGCTAGGAACCCTTGAGGGGTTCCAGTCTTCATGGTAGAACTCTAATGCGAGTTGAGGCGTTTGTGAATCTGATTCTGGCATCTTGTAAGGTTGAATTGAATGTTGGTGTCCTGCGCCAACAGGCCGCAGCCGGGGGAGGGAGGCTGTTCTTATAGCCTTGTGACTTCCCACAGCCTCGTTGGGATTACGCCTTTCTATGACCTTCTTGATGCTTAGTCTTTCAGGCTTGTACGAAAAACTCAATTGTAGAGCACTCATTACAAAGGACCACGGCGCACCACCAagcccttcttcgccgagTCATGCTACCTTCTGGCCTCACTCTATACAAACTAGTCTACTCGTTTTCATATGTAATCGGCGATACCAGgagcttgagcagctgaAAATGATGAGTATTAGTTCAACAGTATTAATATGGACGGGAATTATTTACGTACCCACTCCTCCAGCTCGCGCTCATTCTTCCGGAGACTCTCATATTTCTCATCTAATTTCTCTACTCGCTGTGAGATATCCAGACAGAAGGGAGGGTATTTGACTGCGAATACACTCACCTGCCGTCGCTCGCAAAACTTCATTCAGGGCCGATTCATCGGCCATCAGCGTTTTCAGAAAATTGTCTGCACCCTGGTCGTTGCCAATCTGACTTATCTGGAACATGACCGCTACGAGATGTTAGCATGAGGCATGCAGCGACACCTatgttttccttttccttaCCTTGGCGCTCATATCCCTTTTCTCGCAACTTCCTCCCGCACTCCATAACAACGTCCTTGAGCGTATTCTCGGCCTCTGCTGTCGGACACCCATCCGTAATCATCATAATCAAATATGGCCGCTCCAGCGGTATACCGCGGTTCAGAACATCATAGATGAAAGGCTGCAAGATTTTGTCTCTCAGCTTAGTGCCGATCTGCGTGTTTCCAGAGGGCTCGAAGGTCATGTTTTCCTCAATGGCCTCAGAGCGAAGATCATCCCAGCCGGGTTCTGCGCGGTTAATGAAGCGCAGGTGAACGCCCTTGTCTTCAGGGACCAGTTGGGTGGCGATGTTTGTGATGCGCTTGACAAGCTCCCGCTGAGCCTCCCACCGCATTTCCTCTCGCATCGACGAGCTGTCGTCTGCTGCGGATTAGCTGGGGCTCCGGGCCGTCGGGTGTGTGTTGTGGTTCGGGGAGGGTAGTACCTACCACAGTAGAGAACGGGTTGGTAGAGGGCAACGCGCGTGAGGTCCTTTATTTGGTCTGGCTTGTATTTATTTCTAGGGTCATCCTTCAGTTTGGCCGCCTTCTGAGACACCTCTTGCAGGAATTTGCTGCCAGGGGAAAAGAACTTGTCCAGACAGCTATCCTCGATGTAGCTATCGAGGCTCTTCTTGAAGCCTGCTTCGGTTTGGGGATGCTTGATCGCCTGGAATCTCCGTTAGAGTCGAATCTCAAGCGATTCAGAGGGACAAGGGGGGGGTTTGCTTGCATCTGCAAAGTCTGCGTCCGTTCCGACGGGCCCGGCTTGAGCTGGCTGCGGGGGAGCTTGACGCCTGCCTTTGAAGACATCGAAGATTTTGTAAACTGGTTTCTGGATAAATGTCCGGACGACATAGCGGAAAgctccaacaacaacattAACAATCCAGGTCACCGTTCTCAGCCTGTCAAGGATAGGCCGATCCGGCTGGACAGCTTGCCGAACGAGCATATTGTTCGAGCTCTCCGCTAGCTGCTTGGCTGTCTTACCGGAGCGTCCTTGAGCATCTAGATTGGCACCTAGTCTGCGAAGTAGCCTGATGACTTTATCATCCTGCGTCTGCTCGACGGCACTGATGATAGCTGTATTGCCATCAGGGTCTTGGGCGTTCAGATCTGCCTTTGCGCTATGCAGCAAGCTAATTATCTGGAGACGTTCGGCTTTTGCCGTCACTGCCAGATGGATGGGGGCAAATCCATGGCTCTTGGTGTTGGGGTCGGCGTGTTGCTTCAGCAGGAGTTCAACCATCTTCAAGTGTCCCGCTCTGACGGCTGTTGCAAGTAATGTCCAGCCTTTGCTATCGGTGTCGTTGATGCCATGGGTCTCAAGATACTGCTGGAGACCAGTAGCCGTCAGTCTGCCTGTTCTGATGTCTTTGTGAATATCCATTGAATGACGGGTTGATCGTCTCTAGAGGGCGCAGATTGGGGCCTGTCTCTTATACCAGAGCACCTGCAAAGGCCTTGCTATCGGATCTCACCGTAAGAACCATGCACCCGGTTCTTCCTAGTAGTACCCAGGGCTTCTGTTCAGCTGGCCTCTCATGCATCATCGCGCAAACTTTACCCATCAATCGCGTTCATGCATGCATACCCAGGCCACACACCCAGATCTGCTTCCCAGTCCAATCTGCAACTTCATGCCTGATGATGGATCTATCTGGCCAGGTGCATATTCACATCAAGCCGTCTCTACATTGCCGACTACATACGGACAAGATCTGCACGCTGTTTTGGTTTCCCAAATACTGGACCCCAACACCCGAGTCCAAGTACTTTCGCACcgtcttctctcttttgCAACTGAGCTGCCTTCCTTCGTCTATCTGTTGCTCTTTGATATCGGTCTCTAAATGCCCGCCTCAGCTGGTTCCATTGCCCTTGCTCTCCAGGCATGTGGCTTCGTCTTCTCAGGTAACGGCCTTTTGCGCCTGTTGACTGCTGAagtcgaagacgacgactgcCTGCTTATCGAGAAGGTCTTGGCTGAAGATGGCAATGTCGATGACCCAGTGTATGTGACCTCTGGCGTCAAGCCGGGTACGGTAGCCACATATGTTGCGACACCGGACATGGTATCCCGTCCCGTTTGTTTCCTTCAGTCATTGCCAACGCAACCTAACCCCCACACAAAAGCagctgaaaagaaagaaagaatggTAAAAAAAGGGCTCAGACCGCTAACTCTTAGCCAAACAGATCCTTCTGCTTAGCGTCAAGGACAACGATCTTCTCAACTGCCATCGTTTTCAACCCCACAGCGAGGAAGAGCGCTGGATTGAGCACCCGCTCGACACGACCGAGCCTATCATCCTGCACAAGCAGAGCAAGATGACCAGTGTCTCACTCGTATCCGGGGCCCACGTGTTCTTCCAGGTGCCCAGTGGCGCTCTTGTGGATCTGCAGTATCAGCACGACACGAACCGCTGGACGGCCCAGATAATGCGCACGCAGGTTACAGTTCAACCTGGGAGCCCGCTCTGTGCTATCCAGGGGCCGTCAAGcgtttccctcttctttGTTGGGGACAATAACTGCATCTACTATGTTACCCGATCCACTGTACAGGATGCCTCTGAATGGGAGGGTAACTTTGTCTCGTTTCTGTTTCCCTCCCTCTCTATGATTTAATCGATTGATTGGCTGGTCTAACCGGGCGTGTTTTACTACGACTCAGGCGCCACAGTCCTCCCAGGAGCTCGTTTTGAGCAGGTCCCCGACGGACTGCTTGTGGTCCCTGATGAAGGTGAACCGGGCGCCTTCATCTCGTACGTGTTGTTGGGAAGCCAGTTGTGCAAGGTGGATACGACAGGGGAGAAACCAGTGGGAACGATCGGTGAGGACGGGACCTTCTACCCAATCGACTCGCAGGAGTCCGCAATTATTATCAACATATACTGCCCGACGTTATTCATCAACGGGGGCTTGtttggtggaggaggggccGGTGGTTAtggaggcggaggcggagggggTGGATGGTCCATGAGAGGAGGCAGGTGGTTCTGAGTAGACGGCTACTGGGAACCATCCCACTAGGTGCATACATTCACTAGGTGCATAAGTATCTCAGGAAATGTCAGGTAGCCTTCATGCGCGACGGAGTAAGTTGGTTGACGGCTCTTCATTCCTCTTAGACCCTCCGGCGGTATGACGGTTGGCCCAAGTGCAAATGAATCAAGACTCTAGCCATGCAAGCAACTTGTCAATGCCTGACATTCGGGACGCAAGCTCCACCAGATGCAGGAAGGCAAACATCAGCCTCGTCGGACGTCTCGAAATCTTGTCCCGCATTATGCAAGTCTCGACCTATCAGGGCGAGTGGCAGTCGCCAAGCTCTTTTGTCCCAGCTGTCTTATGATGATACCATATCAGGCAAACATGCAGGATGCGCCCAATTAACAACAATGCTCGGCCTCGCTGTCCAAAGCCTTCCCCATTGCCTTCCAAGGATTCTATTGGGCTCTCCGGGATGCTCCTGCTCATTCTGGACGACCTTGTGAGCTATTTGCTGTCATATCACTGCGTATTTGGTGCGAATCTGCACAGCAAACATCTCTGCCCGCCAGCCAGCCACAACGCATCGACGCCTTCTGTCAAGGCTTCAACCTATCAAAGCGCATAAAAGTTAGAAACTTTGCGCTTCGCCTGTAAGCACGGCACGGCAACACGAACAGATCCCCCGTGTGACAGTCTCCTGTGATACTCAGCCTGTACCCCTCACCAACCCTCCATCGGTCATGGCCGTCACTCTTTTCCGAGAATGGAGCTGTCGACAGCCGGAGCATTGCAGATGCTGAGTTGAACGAGACATACTCAACAATAAGGAGATAAATAGAGGACGGTTGCTCGTCTCGAGCAAGAGGCAGAGATCGGAACAACTGTCTTTCTGAAGTTATCCTGCTCCGTCTGTAACCACGCGAGTTCCAGTGAGCCGCTCCGTCCGGATGCTTGCACGTCATCATGTCACCGCTAACACTAGGGCCGTGAGTAGGACACACCCCTACGCGTTTTTTGCTTATTCATTTCCATCGTCCAAACCGGGCTCTCCAAAGTAAGTTGTATATGTCTTTGCTGCGGCAATTGACACTGATGACCATCGACTAACTTACTTAGATGTGCAACAATACCTCTGCTAGGAAGGGCaagggtggtggtggcggtgggggaggaggaggaggaggaggaggtctTGAATAAGTCATTCAGGTACTGCTTAGACGATCTGATACTCGATGGACTGGAGTTAGCCAGTTACGTATGCACAGCGCAGCAAGTATATCAAGTCCGCAGATACAGCGCGCATGCGTATGCGGGTGCGAAGGAGAAAGAACCACGGATGAATGAACCTGAATTGAGAGGAACTGCTGCCCGACGGGCCTTATAATTCTGGAATTCTCATCCCTCTTCCTAACTCACTCTACTTTGCTAAATTAACCACGCAATGTATCCTCTTGATGGGTCAGCTCGGCCGCATCCTCCTGGCACTACACGCCTCAATTCGGTCGAGCCTGACAAGCAAATCGGCTTTACAGTGCTTGTCCGGCCCCAAACCGGTGCCCCTCGTCTGCCTGACCTGGCCCAATGGCAGGCTATTCCCATTGCCGAGCGCCAGTTCCTGTCGACTGCAGGGTTTGAAAGAACGTACGGCTCCTCCGAAGATGATATAGTGAGCGTGGCCTCGTTCTTGGAGAAAGCGGGCATGACCATCCGGAGCAGGCACGCTGGTGCAGGAACCGTGGAAGTCCAAGCAAAGACATGCCAAATCCACTCCGTTTTTGCTGTGCAGTTGTTGTACTATCGGGGCCAGTTACGGCCCGCGGCTCGAAAGCGGCGCGACGATAAACAACCCGCTGAGGAGACCTATATTGGGTTTGAAGGTTGCATTTCCCTGCCGGCGGCGCTGCATGACAAAGTCATCCACATTTTTGGTCTCGATACTCGCACCTTTGGCGCCTCTGGCGGATACTCGGGGGATCCACCCCGCGCGCAACGACTGATCGTGGCGGAGCTAGCGGCGCTGTATGGCTTCCCAGCCGGGGTGGATGCCAGCCAGCAAACCATCGGCATTTTCAGCGGGGAGGGCAATGACGACAAGGGCCAGTCCCTGAGCAACTACCGTCCTGCCGATGTCGCAGCTTATTTCAACAACCAGACGGTTGGCTACAACCGCGCCCCCACGGTGGTCCCTGTCTCGCTGACCGTGGCCGACCAAACATACCGCAACGATCCGGATCATCCAACCCAGGAGCTCTCTCAGGACATCATGACCGCGGCAACCATTGCACAGGGGTGCACGGTCAACGTCTACTTCAGCGATCTCACCGAGCAGGGCTGGCTGGCGTTTCTGACGCGCGTGTTATTCCCGCagggagaggaaaagcgtcccaccatcgtctccatcaGCTGGACAATGTACGATGAGCAAACATACCGGGACCggctctctttccttttccagcGCCTGGCAGTAGTCGGCACCTCCGTCTTCGCCATCGCCGGCGACTGGGGtgccaacaacaacatcattgaTGGCCAGCCGCATGTCGGCTGGCCTGGTAGTGACCCCTGGGTGACCTGCGTGGGCGGCACGGTAGTCGGCAACGTGCGCTCCTCAGGCGCCTTCACCGAGCATGCATGGAGCGATCGCGACAATCCCGACAGCCAGTTTACCATTGATGGCCATCTGGGCGTCACGGGGGGAGGGATGAGCCGGGTCTTCGCTACACCTCCCTACCAACTGAGTAGTGGGATCAGCGCGGTGACGGACTGCAATGGGGAGCGGTGGACGGGAGGCCGCTTCATTCCGGACATCACAGGCATGGTGGGGTTCAGGGGCTTCATTGTCAATGGCAAACGGAATTATTTCATCGGTACGAGCTGCAGCACGCCTCTGTACGCCGGGCTTTTTGCTGCGCTGGCCAGCGCCttgggagggggaggagaaggaggggtgCTCTTTGGACCTCTCAATACCGTCTTGTATCAGATTGACAGGGGTGTCTATCGGGATATCACCTTTGGCCATAATGATTCCGGTGATATGCCTGCCTGTGCGTACTTTGCTGCGGGGGAGGGGTATGATACTGTGAGTGGGCTTGGGAGTGTCGATGGGCGTAGGACGCTCGAGGAACTGCGGAGGATCTATTGGCCTAAGACAAAAGGGTTTGGCTGTTTTCGGAATTAGGCTTCGTGCTGTAATCATGATATAATCTATGCTTGCTTTTACGCTTGCTACAAACGAATGATACTGTCTTCGCAGCTGTGCGCCTCCAATGACTCAACCCAACACGGAGCCCTCGCTCATATTGACTCATTCTACGCGATGATAATAGAAAGCCATTCACCTCCTGGACAGGAATACGCTGGATTGCCAAGTGGACCGTAGTCATGTCATTCGCCAGTATCCTAACACACATCGCCAATGAGGTATCCGGGAGCCATCTCACCACTCGATGCATGCGCAAGGTTCCATATGACCTCAATTGAAGTTTCAGCTCTGCCACAGCCCCGCTCCGGCtcatcccatcccatcctACACGTCTACTTCAGGCCAGGGCAGAGTTCCCCGCTTGACGACCCAGTGTCCAAACCACCAAGTGCAGACAACCCCACTCGCCAGGCTCTCGATGCCGTGAGAATGCGTGCATGGTCCAAATGGCCTGGCTGACCAATCGCCCAGTAGACATATATATTACCCCTCGGTCCATCCCACCTGACAGCGCAATCGCCCAACAACACTCTTCCGAGTCCTCGCAAGACAAAGCCTCTCCCACCTATCTATCTTATCTCATTTCAATCCCTTCAATCCACCCAAACTACATTGTACGTCCACAAATCCTCCTTTAATAAGAACCCTATCTGACTCTTCTCTACTTCAGATGTCTGGTGCTGGcggtggcggcggtggtggtccgcctcctcctccccctggaggtggtggagggggtggtggagggggaagcggcggcggcggcggcggcggaggaggaggaggaggtggtggtggtggtggttaACTAGATTGGAATGAGGTTTCTTCAGCCCGTGATATTTGAACATGGTGTGGAAATCCCAGTGGCAGAGCATGTGGTTGGGTCTTCTGAGtggaggcggagatgagATATAGATCATGACGCTATCTGAGCTTAGTAACTACGACTGATGAAGTTTGACAGGCCATTCGGGTTCTGTCCTGGAGATGCTTGTCCAGTCCGGACCTAGGGCTGCAAACCCTTTCAACACTTGATATACGGAGCCTTGCTCTGTCTAGAGCCTACCAGCGTTGATATCAAGATGGGTACCCCAGGTTCCATGGTCTTAAAGTATGTTCTGCAAGTAGCTTACATGTCGTCCTgtccaagaaaagaggaCTTCTTAGCATTATGGGCTATGCGTATCTGTTCTGGGACTATCTAGACATACACACAGGTGCTCAGTGACCCTACTATTAAGCTGAAATATCTCCCTGTCCGATCATGAACACATCCCCCTATGGAGGTAGTCTATATGACTCCGCATAATGGTGTTGTAGCATAATTACCGTACTCTATAATACGAAGAAGTTTGGGAGTAAGCATACAAAAGGTCCAGAGAGGACATATCTCTCAATTCCATTCCGGTAAACTAGTCTTCCCCTGCGTACTTCGCTCTTCTTGCATTAATATtgtccccccccccccccccccccatCTGGCTTGTCACAGGATGCTTGCACCTCCAGATTTAACTAGGTCTTCGTGAAGCAGGTTCTCTCTCGTGGAGACCGGGTCATTGCAACCGCGCGCCGAGCAGGAGACATTTAAGATCTGATTGAAAGTCACCCAGGCTGCACTGCTTCATTTCCTCCAGAAGGTCTGGTTCAGCTGTATTCATCAGCTACAAATCAGGATTGTATGGTAACCCGTTTGCTGGCCCATACTCAGGAACCAAATTTGCCCAGGACGGCTGGCGACGGTGCCAGATCTAGACGTGGTCTTTTCGTGCCTTCAGGTCAAGCATCCCTCCAAGGTGCACTTTCCTTCCGTCTCAAGGGATGAGTTGTATAAATATATTTTTGATTTTGAGACAGACCGAGGATTAGAGCGTAAGCACTGTGTTCTGTGCTAGGAGGCTTATCGCGCTATGAATCTACATGCACAGTGTCCATCAAGCACAGTGTCCGTCAAGCACATTGATGGGCTCTCCTTCGTGGATAATGAGCTCCAAAGCGTCGGCCAGAGTATCGGCGTCGAGAATACCCTTGGTGAGGCCCATGGCCCCATAGGCTAGAGGAAGTGTGGTGTCGGCCTATGTCTGGGAAAGAGATCGTTCGTAGGGAAAGCTGATCCTACATTGTTGAGATGCGCGGCATCTCCATTTAAGACACAGTGTCCACTGTTCAACGTGGTTGCGCAAAGTTGGTGCACCCGATACGGAGATGCTCTCACCACTGTTGCTGTATTGAATTGGGGGGGCCAGCACAACGtgggagggagagaaggCTCTTGATGGATTCCTACGCAAATACTTGGTCGTCCCTTCGCTGATCGCTAGGATGGAGCGCCACCGTACATTTCCACGAGGTTTCTTTCCCTCACTGGGTTTCTCTAGTGGTGTAGGATCAACAATAAGCGAACTCGGGAGATTATCGTCAAACTCAGCATCTTTATCCGAACATCTATGGCCACCAGACGCTCCGGCCAGCTATGGCCCTTGAATTGGGTGCCAAGTAGCTTCCGGGTCGTCGACTTCCTGCCGTCAGCACCTACGAGAAATAAAGCACGGAAGGTGGATTCAGCACTCCCATCTGCCCGAGTGACCGTAGCAATTACCGAGTCTGCGCCTTGCTAAATGCCTTTGAGCCGCAGGTCAAGATGAACATTAACTAATCCAGTCTCGACAGCTCTTTTGTAGAGAAGGTTAGCCAATTTTGACTGTTGGAGGTTCACTACTCCATGGTCTAGTCATTCATGCCCACTATTGGCAGACAGGCCAGCATCTCACCTAGCTTTTTACCTCCCTGTCGTCATTAGCAGCAGGGCCCTCTAGCAAAGCCTCTGGTGGTCAAGCCGGCAGTTTGATACATCTAGAACATTAGGTTTCGAAGGCGCAGCAACAGGGGTAGTGCCAAAGCATCATATTGAGTTCGCTGAGCAACACAGAAAACGCATATATACGCATATATACGCGTGAAATTGCGGAAAATGGGTTGATTAGCTGATAGGAATCGTCCGGACACCTTTCTAGCGTAGTCGTCGTCTATTTCGATATCAGTATAGAGGTCAGGTGCTCCACTGTGCCAAGAACTTGGAGCACACGTCGCCATGCGATTTCACTGTGCATACAATCATGTATGTTGCTCTCCATTATTAAAAAAGTTGGTCAATTTCAAGTCCTACACGACTATCTCCGCATACATTCAACCGTGGAGAACTATGAATTTCTGCCGTTACCGTCCCAGGCTCGTCTTGGTCAGTTCGTCGCGTCTCATGAAGTTAGCCTTCCACCCTAACTGCACTACACTAAGTTCGAACCCATATTATTATACATCTCATACCGGCAGGATGGGATCAAAAGTCGCCGAGGAAAACTGTGATACACAGCACCAATCGAATACATGCCgattgatgatgttgagacGCTCGACCGGTATCGTCCAGGAGGATACCATCCGGTAACTGTCGGAGAGCAGCTGGGTGGTAGATATTCTATCGTCCATAGGCTTGGCTTCGGTTCATACTCAACGATCTGGCTGGCAAGAAACCAGGACGCCGGACGATAGTCGCTATAAAGATACCGGTCGCAACACGTGGTTCTACTGAGACGCGACAAATCGATATCCTACGCTGGTTAAATAAAACAGGGTTGGGAGAAAAGGCTCATCCCGGGGCAGCATACATCCCGTCAATATTAGATAGCTTTTCTCTTTCTGGGCCTAATGGCGTGCACCATTGTTATGTCACTGAACCCGGAATGACGAGTCTAGGAGAAGCTAAAGATGCCTCCTCTATTCGCCTTTTTCAGCTGCCTGTTGCTCGGGCTATGGCTGCCCAACTTGTCCAGGCAGTGGCATTCCTACATTCCCAAGGTATTGTTC containing:
- a CDS encoding trypsin-like serine peptidase; translation: MPESDSQTPQLALEFYHEDWNPSRVPSKEQPNFNWKSDVQPAVDSAIVLLEFTKHLEDGSFHGNGFFMHMPGAKKPFILTAAHNIISKNGDPSENIVMRVMGSKKRFPIHGSTIRICPAYEQNPTTAAEEADWALIFAPDELEQDPARAGIGPLGFALKLAYEERLDCEMRVTGVPVSSKKNSPNATTMGPVTTTGKCLNPIVFPAQLEYSAKTEKGLSGSPVWTMYHGVPTVLAIHNNGTQRKKYSRGTRLTFEVLHQICVWADCEKRDQLLRVNSPTPLPLYLTYAPAFGVLHAVVKEADDPQLMRFNVIPVLAAEAAPDDIQKSRLIQFGLYQTHNGQPHWVSWTMDQFTAGTGTATLVSDLRRARVARGWQDGAGKPFRILVDGPADPYKLVVLLNRASPSRLTWEGEEFPILSFRKFRQAQPAKNLSIPDTFVQEEHA
- a CDS encoding ankyrin repeat protein encodes the protein MDIHKDIRTGRLTATGLQQYLETHGINDTDSKGWTLLATAVRAGHLKMVELLLKQHADPNTKSHGFAPIHLAVTAKAERLQIISLLHSAKADLNAQDPDGNTAIISAVEQTQDDKVIRLLRRLGANLDAQGRSGKTAKQLAESSNNMLVRQAVQPDRPILDRLRTVTWIVNVVVGAFRYVVRTFIQKPVYKIFDVFKGRRQAPPQPAQAGPAIKHPQTEAGFKKSLDSYIEDSCLDKFFSPGSKFLQEVSQKAAKLKDDPRNKYKPDQIKDLTRVALYQPVLYCDDSSSMREEMRWEAQRELVKRITNIATQLVPEDKGVHLRFINRAEPGWDDLRSEAIEENMTFEPSGNTQIGTKLRDKILQPFIYDVLNRGIPLERPYLIMMITDGCPTAEAENTLKDVVMECGRKLREKGYERQAVMFQISQIGNDQGADNFLKTLMADESALNEVLRATAEKLDEKYESLRKNERELEEWVRK
- the sedE gene encoding S53 family peptidase, encoding MYPLDGSARPHPPGTTRLNSVEPDKQIGFTVLVRPQTGAPRLPDLAQWQAIPIAERQFLSTAGFERTYGSSEDDIVSVASFLEKAGMTIRSRHAGAGTVEVQAKTCQIHSVFAVQLLYYRGQLRPAARKRRDDKQPAEETYIGFEGCISLPAALHDKVIHIFGLDTRTFGASGGYSGDPPRAQRLIVAELAALYGFPAGVDASQQTIGIFSGEGNDDKGQSLSNYRPADVAAYFNNQTVGYNRAPTVVPVSLTVADQTYRNDPDHPTQELSQDIMTAATIAQGCTVNVYFSDLTEQGWLAFLTRVLFPQGEEKRPTIVSISWTMYDEQTYRDRLSFLFQRLAVVGTSVFAIAGDWGANNNIIDGQPHVGWPGSDPWVTCVGGTVVGNVRSSGAFTEHAWSDRDNPDSQFTIDGHLGVTGGGMSRVFATPPYQLSSGISAVTDCNGERWTGGRFIPDITGMVGFRGFIVNGKRNYFIGTSCSTPLYAGLFAALASALGGGGEGGVLFGPLNTVLYQIDRGVYRDITFGHNDSGDMPACAYFAAGEGYDTVSGLGSVDGRRTLEELRRIYWPKTKGFGCFRN